ATACCAACATGAAGCAGTTGTTTTGTGGCCTGCTGGTGCCACAGGCTTAGAGCAAAGGTTTCAGCAGtttcagcactgctgtgaagACACGGCTGGAGCCTCTGGGAGTCTCTGAAGGATGTGCCAGACACCAGTCTGGAAGCAGTAGTGTCCAGTGGCCCAAGATGACAGCCACGTGCATTGGCCAGCTCCCCTCAGGGAGCTCCTGCTCTGTACGAGCAGGGACAGCGTCCTGCCCAGCCCACCGACAGCTGTGAAACCCCAGGCTCTGACAGCCCGGCACCTGGGACTTTCCGAGGCCAGGGAACCtggcaaaagcaaagccacaCTTATCTCTCAGACTGTTGAGGCCACaatctctttttcagtgttATCAATTTACAGTTAAACCCACAGCTTCACCTAGACCTGAAGTACTCCTGGTACGACAAAGTTGGTTTTCCCAGGAATCAAGGCAGCAGGAGCATACTGGCTCTGGTGCTTTTTAGCCTGACtgaacaagaagaagaaaaagaaaaaaaatctttctctaGAAAgatttcctttctccagaagcTTTTCTCTATCAAAAAACATTCAGACATTTCCTGCGGGAAGTTCCAGAAGGTCACCTGCTTttcccacagcaaagcagccGTCCCTCAGAGGAGAGCCTTTAGGTGAGTGAACGTGGCAGAACAGGCTGGAAACCTCTTTCAGTGAGCAAAAGCCTCAGCAGCATTACCAGCCCCGAGACAGGCCGTGCCAGAACACCCAAGCCAAGACCTCTGAGACCACGCTCGGCCCTTAACACACCGGTGCGTGACCGGGTATTTGCGCTTGGGGTTGCcacactgcagagctgcatgCCATGAGGCTGGCTCCGTGGCTTCTCCTGCTGGTAAAGGGAGAGAttgtgcagctgtgctgcagcacctgcaagAGAGGTTTGTTTCACTGACCCAGCATACATCTTCCCTGCTTATGCTGACATTGTAACCatttttgccaaaaaaatacTAAGAACCTACTTTTTGACCAAACCCGTGCAATTCCCACCTACAGACACAAGTCATGGGGCACCTGCGCACATCAGGGCCGATGACCCCAAGCCAAACTGCTCCTTAAACCACTCCTGGGACCTGGTAGGTCCTACACAGAGCCCTGCCATGGGCCAGATCTGCCACCCCTCTCACAGGGTGAGCCAGGGCTCTCCGCACCCTGGTTTCCCCCTGCCTCAGTCACTGCCCTGTGAGGTTTTTTCACACACTGGCACGCTCCCCCTTTCCAGTGAGGAGCCCCAGCACACCGGGTTGGCCAAAACCCTGGAATTACGGAGGGACACTGCAGAAATCCCACCACAGAGCAGAGTGGGACCAGGCAGGATTGGGCCCTAGCTTTGAAACAAGGCAAGCAGAAGCTCAGCCTTCTTCACACCAGCCTCCACAACTGacagctgcaggaggacagcAGCTTTTCCTCGAGAGCCCCGTAACCCCACAGATCAAGAGTGCCAAGCACAAGAGAAAGCCACCCAAGTAAATAGCGTGTCCTCCCACATACAAGGATTTCCCTGAGTTTTCCACTTCTCCTTCAAAGGTGCTCCCCCTCCTCGTGTTTTCCCTGCAACACTTTCCTGGGAAGGTCCCCATAAAGTCTCTCGCAACtattccctgcagcagcacctggggacagcagcaggccCGGGGCCAGGCTCAGGCTCCAGCCCGCGGCGCAGGGAAGCGGCCCCAGCGCTTCACTTCACGAAGGGGGGGCAGccttcttccccagcaccaggcacacCTCGCCCTActcttctccccccacccccccttaaTTAATCTCATCAAAAGGTCCAGAGCAGGCTGGCGGCTAGTACGGCACCCTGCCAGCCGAAGCCCAGAGCCTTGCCCCAGcatcccacccccccaccccgcccccggggccagcccagcaggcagaagcaggaggcagcaggggaacgcttgaatttgaaaatattttatttgaatagtAAATAATTATACAGTTGAAACAGTCCTATCGAAGCACTCTATAAATAGCTAACagttaagaaaataatgtgtGTAGAAAAAGAGATTGCATCTAAAAGTAAGAGCTGTCAGTTGCACAAGATAAAATGGTTAAGATCATGTGTTATTCTAGGTATAAAAGTTAAAACCTTTTTAGCAGAtccctttagaaaaaaagatcctCTAAAACGCACAGTGAAATGGCAGGCGGGGGAGACAAAAAAAGGCGCATTAGAATATCCGTGATCAAATAATATCAATCTTcataattaatataaataaataacgAATAAATAACATAATTACTCAAACCAACATATACAGACAGTCAACTCATCAGCTACCTTAAAAGGGAAAAACGAAAACAGAAAGTTGGCATGTCACAGTTAAGGCAGTTTCTACAGCATTTTCTGGAGACCATCAACAGCAGAGTCAAGGCATTTGTGGCTATACTAAAGGAAATTTCTCGTTTCTTCCTCAAGCGCTTTGATCTGTTCACAGATACATAAAACGCGAAACGAACGAACGAACCAAAACGAAACGAACCggggaagaaaacccaaaccaaaaccaaccatGAAACcgaagcaaagcaaagcaacaaaacacaaaccgAGACCCCGGGAAGGTGAAACGTAAAGCCAGATTCCAGCAGTTCACAAGCCGTATTAAAGCTAATGGTGCGGCGAGCCCGCAGCgcggccgggcagccccggcgggagcggccccggcgccgggccgggccccgggaAGGCACGGGCGGCTCTAGCAGGCGGGGCGCAGCGGCACCTGGAGCAGGATGACCTGCCTGTTCTCGGAGGGGTGGCACTTGTTGATGTGCCGGGTGAGGCCGGGCGAGCTGTAGAAGGTGGCCGAGCAGTACTTGCAGGGGAAGACCTGGGCGGCGTGCAGCAGGCGGAGGTGCCGCTCCTGGCTGCTCTTGCTGGGGAAGGTCTCCCCGCAGACGGGGCAGAGGCGGCActcggcgggcggcggcgcgggcggctCCTCGCCGGCGGGCTCGGGGGCCGGGTGGCCCAGCAGGTGCTTGCGCAGGTAGGCCTGCCGGCGGAACCGCTTGGCGCAGCGCGGGCACTCGAAGAGCCCCTCCTCGGAGCCCGCCTCGGAGGCGCCGCCGGGGCTCGGCGTGTCCCGctcgctgccgctgccgcccgcctCCTTCGGCGGCTCCTCCGGCGGCGCCCGGCCCGCCTCGGGGCCGCTCTTGGTGGCGGGCGGGCGCGGCTTGTGCCAGCGGCGGTGGGAGGCCAGGTTGGCGGGGCAGGAGAAGACCTTGTCGCACTCTGGGCAGCGGTACTCCACCCGCACGATGCGGGAGCAGCGGTGCTGCGCCAGCGCGAAGGGGTCCCCGTACTCCTCcttgcagagctggcagatgaACTCGCCCAGCGGGCGGGCGCAGCCGCCCCGCGCCTTGGCCGGCGCCTCCACCGGGCCCTCCTTGATGCGCAGCCCCAGCACGGGCGACGTGGTCACCTCGTCCTCGAAGGTCAACTTGCGTATCGCCTTCGCCTTCTTGCCCGACGGAGCCTTCTGCCGGCCGGGCTCGGCGGCGCCCGGCGGGCGCTTGGCGGGtggcgggcggcccggggcggccggcgcggccggggcgggTGGTGCGGGGGCTCCGCCGGGGGCTCCGCCGGGCGGTTcggcgggcccggcggcggcccaGAACTTGAGGTCGGCCGGAGCGAAGAGGAGCGGGTCCATAGTGCCGGGCACGGCCGGGGCGGGGAAGGACTCGGCCGAGACGGGCGAGCCCAGGCTGAAGCCGCGCTCCAGGTACTTGTCCCTGCTGACGGGCCGCGTGGGGCTGTACAGCGCCTGCACGGCGGCATCAGGCGTCCCGAACGGCACCGGCGGCGAGTCCCGCGGCGAgtcccgcggcggcggggcggcggggcaggcgggcggcggggcggcggcgagcggcggGCCGGCGGCGTCGCGGCAGCAGCGCGCCCGGTAGGAGACTGGGGTGGGCCGCCGGCTGCGCTTCACCAGGAAGCCCCGGGGCATCTTCGCGCCGCCTCCgcgccggcggcggccgcggcgcaCGCTGCTCGCTCT
The nucleotide sequence above comes from Falco biarmicus isolate bFalBia1 chromosome 12, bFalBia1.pri, whole genome shotgun sequence. Encoded proteins:
- the INSM1 gene encoding LOW QUALITY PROTEIN: insulinoma-associated protein 1 (The sequence of the model RefSeq protein was modified relative to this genomic sequence to represent the inferred CDS: inserted 1 base in 1 codon), which codes for MAPARLKAAAAAPRAXASSVRRGRRRRGGGAKMPRGFLVKRSRRPTPVSYRARCCRDAAGPPLAAAPPPACPAAPPPRDSPRDSPPVPFGTPDAAVQALYSPTRPVSRDKYLERGFSLGSPVSAESFPAPAVPGTMDPLLFAPADLKFWAAAGPAEPPGGAPGGAPAPPAPAAPAAPGRPPPAKRPPGAAEPGRQKAPSGKKAKAIRKLTFEDEVTTSPVLGLRIKEGPVEAPAKARGGCARPLGEFICQLCKEEYGDPFALAQHRCSRIVRVEYRCPECDKVFSCPANLASHRRWHKPRPPATKSGPEAGRAPPEEPPKEAGGSGSERDTPSPGGASEAGSEEGLFECPRCAKRFRRQAYLRKHLLGHPAPEPAGEEPPAPPPAECRLCPVCGETFPSKSSQERHLRLLHAAQVFPCKYCSATFYSSPGLTRHINKCHPSENRQVILLQVPLRPAC